A stretch of the Desulfobacter sp. genome encodes the following:
- a CDS encoding 2-hydroxyacyl-CoA dehydratase: MIEELTPFYTTIKDPEQTAQSIKTKGKKILGYLCSYAPEELIFAAGCHPMRLFSRKTEISLAENHLQAYCCSLVRGILEQGLSGDLNYLDGTVFPHTCDSIQRLSDIWRLNMDQAFFADVIMPAKLTTASARDYMKTVLNKFKTDLESYIGHPITEDDLAESIALFNRIRTRLDQIYTLKAEHPAVISGKDLFCVIKAAMIMDRNLLDTCLKDLLSALKNLPQKPGDPTRLILSGSVCDMPDLYTLVEDAGGAVVGDDLCSGQRWFQGLIPQDLPPMDGLTARYTDRVVCPAKHSGNFARAKALIDLVKAKKAQGVVFTLLKFCDPHAFDFPYLKECLDKEGIPSLHLEMDDQQTNSGQMTTRVETFIQMI; this comes from the coding sequence ATGATAGAGGAACTCACCCCGTTTTACACAACAATAAAAGATCCTGAACAAACAGCCCAGTCCATTAAAACAAAGGGCAAAAAAATCCTGGGCTATCTGTGCTCCTATGCACCGGAAGAATTAATTTTTGCAGCCGGCTGCCACCCCATGCGGCTGTTTTCCCGAAAAACGGAGATCAGCCTGGCGGAAAATCATCTCCAGGCCTATTGCTGCTCCCTGGTCAGGGGAATTCTGGAGCAAGGCCTTTCAGGCGATCTTAACTACCTGGACGGAACCGTATTCCCCCATACCTGTGATTCCATCCAGCGGTTGTCAGACATCTGGCGGCTGAACATGGACCAGGCTTTTTTCGCCGATGTGATCATGCCGGCCAAACTGACCACCGCCTCGGCCAGAGATTATATGAAAACCGTTCTCAACAAATTTAAAACCGATCTTGAATCCTATATCGGCCACCCCATAACCGAAGATGATCTGGCCGAATCCATTGCCCTGTTCAACAGAATCCGGACCCGCCTTGACCAAATTTACACCCTGAAAGCAGAACATCCGGCCGTCATTTCAGGCAAAGACCTGTTCTGTGTCATCAAAGCGGCCATGATCATGGACAGAAACCTTCTGGATACCTGCCTTAAAGATCTTTTATCGGCATTAAAAAATTTGCCACAAAAGCCTGGTGATCCAACGCGGTTAATCCTTTCAGGCTCTGTCTGTGACATGCCCGACCTTTACACCCTTGTGGAGGATGCAGGCGGTGCTGTGGTGGGAGATGATCTTTGCTCGGGCCAGCGGTGGTTTCAAGGTCTTATCCCCCAGGATCTCCCGCCCATGGACGGGCTGACCGCCCGGTATACGGACCGGGTGGTCTGCCCTGCAAAGCACAGCGGCAATTTTGCCAGGGCCAAGGCCCTGATTGATCTGGTCAAGGCAAAAAAGGCCCAGGGCGTTGTGTTTACCCTGCTCAAGTTCTGTGACCCCCATGCCTTTGACTTTCCCTATCTCAAAGAATGCCTGGACAAGGAAGGCATCCCTTCCCTTCACCTGGAAATGGATGATCAGCAGACCAACTCAGGCCAGATGACCACCCGTGTGGAAACCTTTATTCAGATGATCTAA
- a CDS encoding 2-hydroxyglutaryl-CoA dehydratase, which produces MIFAGIDIGSITAKAALLKQNSENKSLTLMGTCVIPTGYNPVIAGEKVFSGLLKKTQTSQADVRSIVSTGYGRHSVDFANKAMTEIICHGAGVYFSHPKARGIIDVGGQDSKAIALSTSGQVENFAMNDKCAAGTGRFLEVMANALELKLDELGPLGLTSQTPAKISSICTVFAESEVISMIAAREKRKNIIAGIHDAAAARVAGLANKIKIQAPVIMTGGVAKNIGLVKALENRLGLDIIVAAHAQENGAIGAAVLAAEKNKN; this is translated from the coding sequence ATGATATTTGCAGGCATTGATATCGGGTCCATCACAGCCAAGGCGGCCCTGTTAAAGCAAAATTCAGAAAATAAATCCCTCACTCTCATGGGCACCTGTGTGATTCCCACAGGCTATAACCCGGTCATTGCCGGAGAAAAGGTCTTTTCCGGCCTGCTCAAAAAGACCCAAACCAGCCAGGCAGATGTCAGATCAATCGTATCCACGGGGTATGGCAGGCATTCTGTTGATTTTGCCAACAAGGCCATGACGGAAATCATCTGCCATGGGGCCGGGGTCTATTTTTCCCATCCAAAGGCCAGAGGAATTATTGATGTGGGGGGACAGGACTCCAAAGCCATTGCCCTGAGCACCTCAGGCCAGGTGGAAAACTTTGCCATGAATGACAAATGCGCTGCCGGTACAGGCCGTTTTTTAGAGGTGATGGCCAATGCCCTGGAACTCAAACTTGACGAACTCGGCCCTTTAGGGCTGACATCACAAACCCCTGCAAAAATTTCTTCCATCTGCACGGTATTTGCCGAATCAGAGGTTATTTCCATGATTGCGGCAAGGGAAAAAAGGAAAAATATCATTGCAGGCATCCATGATGCCGCAGCCGCAAGAGTTGCAGGCTTGGCCAACAAAATAAAAATCCAGGCCCCTGTGATCATGACCGGGGGGGTGGCCAAAAATATCGGGCTTGTCAAAGCGCTTGAAAACCGCTTGGGCCTTGATATTATCGTGGCAGCACATGCCCAGGAAAACGGGGCCATTGGTGCAGCGGTACTTGCCGCCGAAAAAAATAAAAATTAA
- a CDS encoding 2-hydroxyacyl-CoA dehydratase has product MNDKATPKDPEKEKRKIKSAKKMRDIMTTYYMDALTARENNKTVAWITSGGPVEPLIAMDIIPVYPENHGAMIGASKMGEDLCIKAEDMGYSSDLCSYARADISCAVVNGGPLGGLPKPDMLICCNNICGTVLKWYEIQARHFNVPLFILDTPVCHSGYTKEIAAYVQNQIKEYVIFLETATGKPFDYDRIKTVGALALEGQKLWQKVLKTTAQRPSPMSAFDAFFFLALIVTLRGTQTAVDFYTQLLKEMEERVEQGISIVPEEQHRLLWDNLPVWYNLKWLSQKFSDHNACPVADTYTSAWCSAIQYIDANDFLGSMAEAYTRIYLNIGVDQMADQVLGMIQFYGVDGFVMHSNRSCKPYSFGQMDIMNIVREKTGIPVLMLEADMVDPRNFSLSQADTRIDAFMEIIKQKR; this is encoded by the coding sequence ATGAACGACAAAGCAACACCCAAAGATCCTGAAAAAGAAAAACGGAAAATTAAATCCGCCAAAAAAATGCGGGATATCATGACCACCTATTATATGGACGCATTGACCGCCCGGGAAAACAACAAGACCGTGGCCTGGATCACCTCGGGAGGCCCGGTTGAACCGTTGATTGCCATGGACATTATTCCGGTTTACCCTGAAAACCACGGGGCCATGATCGGGGCCTCTAAAATGGGGGAAGATCTTTGTATCAAAGCCGAAGACATGGGTTATTCCAGTGACCTATGCTCCTATGCCAGGGCCGATATTTCCTGCGCTGTGGTCAATGGCGGCCCTCTGGGCGGGCTTCCCAAACCAGACATGCTCATCTGCTGCAACAATATCTGCGGCACTGTACTCAAATGGTATGAAATCCAGGCCAGACACTTTAATGTCCCCTTGTTCATCCTGGACACCCCGGTCTGTCACTCAGGATACACAAAAGAGATTGCAGCCTATGTCCAGAATCAGATAAAAGAATATGTGATTTTTTTAGAAACCGCCACCGGTAAACCGTTTGACTATGACAGAATCAAAACGGTGGGCGCCCTTGCCCTGGAAGGCCAGAAGCTTTGGCAAAAGGTGCTGAAGACCACCGCCCAAAGGCCCTCCCCCATGTCTGCCTTTGATGCCTTCTTCTTTCTGGCCCTGATTGTGACCCTCAGGGGAACCCAGACGGCTGTGGATTTTTATACCCAACTGCTCAAAGAAATGGAAGAACGGGTGGAACAGGGCATTTCCATTGTGCCAGAAGAACAGCACCGGCTGCTTTGGGACAATCTGCCGGTATGGTATAATCTAAAATGGCTCTCCCAAAAATTTTCAGACCACAATGCCTGTCCGGTGGCTGACACTTACACCTCGGCCTGGTGTTCGGCCATCCAGTACATAGATGCAAATGATTTTCTAGGATCCATGGCCGAGGCCTACACCCGGATATATCTCAATATCGGGGTGGACCAGATGGCAGACCAGGTTCTTGGGATGATCCAATTTTACGGGGTGGACGGATTTGTCATGCATTCCAACCGCTCCTGCAAACCCTATTCCTTCGGACAGATGGATATCATGAATATTGTCCGGGAAAAAACAGGAATCCCCGTACTCATGCTGGAAGCGGATATGGTGGATCCCAGAAATTTTTCCCTTTCCCAGGCAGATACCCGGATTGATGCATTCATGGAAATCATAAAACAAAAAAGGTGA
- a CDS encoding SDR family oxidoreductase — translation MQFDLKNKTALVTGGSRGLGLEIARALLEQGATVFICSRKQANLDQAAEALGHPEQFFTIQAHIGKPQEVDQMFETIDTQAGCLDILINNVGMNLITPGVANLDPGLWQKIMETNLTGTFLVSRRAAAMMRTKNSGKIVSISSIAGRKATPGMGIYGIAKAGIEMLTKVLAAELAMFNIQVNALAPAMVKTKFSEPFWSNEELLAHVTSTIPMGRIADPKDLVNPVLFLASEGTCFITGQTLVADGGATII, via the coding sequence ATGCAATTTGATCTTAAAAACAAAACAGCCCTGGTCACCGGCGGCAGCAGGGGGCTGGGTCTTGAAATTGCCCGAGCGCTTTTGGAACAAGGGGCAACGGTATTTATCTGCAGCAGAAAACAGGCCAACCTGGACCAGGCAGCAGAGGCACTGGGTCATCCTGAACAATTTTTCACCATCCAGGCCCACATCGGCAAACCCCAGGAGGTGGACCAGATGTTTGAGACAATTGACACCCAGGCCGGCTGCCTGGATATTTTGATCAACAATGTGGGCATGAACCTGATCACCCCGGGAGTGGCAAATCTGGATCCAGGCCTTTGGCAGAAAATCATGGAAACCAACCTGACCGGCACCTTTCTGGTCAGCCGCAGGGCCGCAGCCATGATGCGGACCAAAAACTCAGGCAAAATCGTATCCATCTCCTCCATTGCAGGCAGAAAAGCCACCCCGGGCATGGGCATATACGGTATTGCCAAGGCAGGCATCGAAATGCTGACCAAAGTATTGGCCGCAGAACTTGCCATGTTCAATATCCAGGTCAATGCCCTGGCCCCGGCCATGGTCAAAACAAAATTTTCAGAACCGTTCTGGTCAAACGAGGAACTGCTGGCCCATGTGACTTCAACCATCCCCATGGGCAGGATTGCAGACCCCAAAGACCTGGTGAATCCGGTACTCTTTCTGGCCTCAGAGGGCACTTGCTTTATCACCGGGCAAACCCTGGTGGCAGACGGGGGGGCAACCATCATATGA